A window from Catalinimonas alkaloidigena encodes these proteins:
- a CDS encoding metallophosphoesterase family protein → MRVFAISDIHGCNQTFRALLRQLHLTPQDHLFLLGDYIDRGPDSRGVLDKILQLQDDGLQVHCLSGNHEQMMLDALADPANLRGWFINGGFETLQSFGVQQVDAIPERYLQLLSDLAPAAASEDYIFVHAGLNMRLDDPFADEQAMLWIRDWYGDLNREWLDGRIIVHGHTPQPRQRTMAALEHLDTHPVLNIDNGCYFGQANDAQGYGSLCAVDLTHRRLYFEKNRDGGW, encoded by the coding sequence ATGAGAGTATTCGCCATTTCCGACATCCACGGCTGCAATCAAACGTTCCGGGCCCTGCTGCGGCAACTTCACCTGACGCCACAAGACCACCTCTTTCTGTTGGGCGATTACATCGACCGGGGCCCCGACAGCCGGGGCGTGCTGGACAAAATTCTACAGCTGCAGGACGACGGATTGCAGGTGCATTGCCTGAGTGGTAACCACGAGCAGATGATGCTGGACGCCCTCGCCGATCCCGCCAACCTGAGGGGCTGGTTCATCAACGGCGGTTTCGAAACGCTTCAGAGCTTTGGCGTACAGCAGGTCGACGCCATTCCGGAACGCTACCTTCAACTGCTGTCGGACCTGGCCCCCGCCGCCGCTTCCGAAGACTACATTTTTGTGCACGCGGGGCTGAACATGCGCCTGGACGACCCGTTTGCGGACGAACAGGCGATGCTCTGGATTCGCGACTGGTACGGCGACCTGAATCGGGAGTGGCTCGACGGGCGCATCATCGTCCACGGTCACACGCCCCAGCCGCGCCAGCGCACCATGGCCGCCCTGGAGCACCTCGACACCCATCCGGTCCTGAACATCGACAACGGCTGTTATTTCGGGCAGGCCAACGATGCACAGGGGTACGGCAGCCTCTGTGCGGTTGACCTGACCCACCGCAGGCTGTACTTCGAAAAGAACCGGGACGGTGGCTGGTAA
- a CDS encoding TolC family protein has protein sequence MFKRVVSTCVGVTGLLFLVSACTPTLINRQANTATPARYSNAQAQDTTNSATIQWQAYFTDPYLNALIDTALHNNQELNITLQEIQISQNEVRIRKGEYLPFVGLRGAAGVEKVGRYTRPGALEATTDIQPGTEMPDPLPDYMLEAYATWEVDIWHKLRNARKSAAQRYLSSVEGKNFMVTNLIAEIANSYYELLALDNQLAIVKQNIEIQSNALEIVRMQKQATRVTELAVRRFEAQVLHTRSLQYDIQQQIVETENRINFLVGRYPQPIARNSEAFIDLLPDTIHAGIPSQLLANRPDIRQAELELAASKLDVQVARANFYPSLDISAAVGVQAFDPTVLITAPESILYGLAGDLIAPLINRNAIKATYNSANARQMQAVYDYERTILNAYIEVANQLANIDNLQKSYEAKSQEVQALTQSITISNNLFRSARADYMEVLLTQRDALESKFELIETKRQQMNALVNVYQALGGGWR, from the coding sequence ATGTTTAAAAGAGTAGTCAGTACCTGTGTAGGAGTAACCGGCCTGTTGTTTCTGGTGTCGGCCTGTACCCCTACCTTGATCAATAGACAAGCCAATACGGCCACGCCTGCGCGGTACAGCAACGCGCAGGCGCAGGACACCACCAACTCGGCCACCATTCAATGGCAGGCGTATTTTACGGACCCGTACCTGAATGCCCTGATCGATACGGCCCTGCACAACAACCAGGAGCTGAACATCACGTTGCAGGAAATCCAGATTTCCCAGAACGAAGTGCGCATCCGGAAAGGGGAGTATCTGCCCTTTGTAGGGCTGCGGGGCGCGGCCGGGGTCGAAAAAGTAGGCCGCTACACGCGTCCCGGCGCGTTGGAAGCGACCACCGACATCCAGCCGGGCACCGAAATGCCCGATCCGCTGCCGGATTACATGCTGGAAGCGTATGCCACCTGGGAGGTCGACATCTGGCACAAGCTGCGCAACGCCCGGAAGTCGGCGGCCCAGCGCTACCTGTCCAGCGTAGAGGGGAAAAACTTCATGGTTACGAACCTGATTGCCGAGATCGCCAACTCGTATTACGAACTGCTGGCGCTCGACAACCAACTGGCGATCGTGAAGCAGAACATCGAGATTCAGAGCAACGCGCTGGAGATCGTGCGGATGCAAAAGCAGGCCACACGCGTAACCGAGCTGGCGGTGCGCCGGTTCGAGGCACAGGTGCTCCACACCCGGAGTTTGCAGTACGACATTCAGCAGCAGATCGTCGAGACCGAGAACCGGATCAACTTCCTGGTGGGGCGCTATCCGCAGCCGATTGCCCGAAATTCAGAGGCGTTCATTGACCTGTTGCCCGATACCATTCACGCGGGCATTCCGTCGCAACTTCTGGCGAACCGTCCCGACATCCGGCAGGCCGAACTGGAGCTGGCCGCTTCCAAACTGGACGTGCAGGTGGCGCGGGCCAACTTTTACCCTTCGCTGGACATTTCTGCGGCCGTCGGCGTGCAGGCGTTCGATCCTACGGTGCTGATCACCGCCCCCGAATCCATTCTGTACGGACTGGCGGGCGATCTGATTGCGCCGCTGATCAACCGGAATGCCATCAAGGCCACATACAACAGCGCCAACGCACGACAGATGCAAGCCGTGTACGATTACGAGCGTACGATCCTGAACGCTTACATCGAGGTGGCCAATCAGCTGGCCAACATCGACAACCTGCAAAAGAGCTACGAAGCCAAGTCGCAGGAAGTGCAGGCCCTAACCCAGTCGATTACCATTTCCAACAACCTGTTCCGCTCGGCGCGGGCCGACTACATGGAAGTGCTGCTGACGCAACGCGACGCGCTGGAATCGAAGTTCGAGTTGATCGAAACCAAACGGCAGCAGATGAATGCGCTGGTCAATGTGTACCAGGCCCTGGGCGGTGGCTGGCGCTAG